From the genome of Nitrospirota bacterium:
CTGTCAACAACAATGCCATAGCTTGGGTTATTGGGCCACAGCAGGGAAGGGGGATAAAGGATCTTCCCACCGGTATAGTGCTTTACTGCTACGGCAAGTGCAGGCGTACCGAAGGCGGCTGCCACCTCGTCTTTGACCACTGCCTCCATGACCATGTCCGCCCAGGCGAAATTTCTGACTGCAATATCCCCTATGAGCCCGGCCTTTCCCAGACAGGCCTTGAGTATCACATCATGTATGGAGCCCTTCCCCGGCACGCCGATGGTCATGCCCCTGAACTGCTTCAGGATATCCTCCAATTCCCTGATATCAGGATATGCGCTATAGTGGGTCTTAGCGCAGATGACGGTACCTTCAATATGTCCACCTGCAACACAGATTATCGGCACTCCATGCCCAATGCCTATGATCGCAGGCGGCAGACCGATGTACGCAAGATCGATCTCATTATTTTCAAAGGCGTTGACAATAGCCGGGCCTGTGCCGAAAAGCTTCCATTCGATATCAGCGTCTATATCAGAACAGAGGTTTTTATCTGCCATAAGGAGCATGGCTGTGTGATAGAAGGTCGAAAGATGGCCGATACGCAGAAGCATAGAAATAGGCTAAGACAAAGAAAGGGCTAAGGTCAAGGATAAGGCAGATCAGCCGGCAGAGCAGAAAGCCATATGTTAGGATAATTACATGGAAACAATTGTATTTAGACCCGGAGCGCAGAGAAATACTTTTTATCGCTGGGCAAACGCGCTCGCTCTCATTACCATTTTTTACAATATCATTGAAGGGGTTATTTCGGTCCTCTTCGGGTATGAAGACGGCACGATCGCGCTCTTCGGCTTTGGTCTCGACTCCTTTGTTGAGGTGATCTCCGGCATAGGGATCTGGCATATGGTCAGACGCATGAGGCTGAACGGCACTGAAAACCATGATGCCTTTGAAAAAACCGCTTTGAAGGTAACGGGGGCTGCCTTTTATATCCTGACGGTCGGACTGATTGTCACCGCCGCAGTTACTCTTTATCAGGGGAACAAGCCGCAGACCACATTTTGGGGTATTATTGTCTCGGGCGTCTCGATCCTCACCATGTGGCTGCTTATTCACTATAAGTTGAAAGTCGGCAGGCAGTATAATTCGCAGGCGCTGATCGCGGATGCACATTGCACGCGAGCCTGCATGTATCTTTCTGCAGTTCTCCTTGTTTCAAGTATTGGTTACGAACTCACCGGCATAGGCATGCTTGATTCCCTCGGCGCAGCCGGCATTGCCGTGCTTTCGTTTAAAGAGGGTCGGGAGGCATTTGAAAAAGCAAAGGGCAATTTCAAATGCGCTTGTCAGGGCAGCTGCCTGTAATTATGGCTGCGTTTCGGGCTGTGAGTGAAACATCGTAACTGAGAATAATAAAGAGGCCAGAGCCAAAACAACGGATGCGCTGACAAAAGAGATCCTGTATCCAAAAGATGCGGCTGCTATTCCTGCCACAAGAGGGCCGGTAGTATGGCCGATGTCCATGACAGAGCCGAGCAGGCCCATGGCTGAACCGTGTGTCTCTCTCTTTGACAGATCAGCAATGTACGCAGAGGTGGCTGACGTGACGATAGAGAGACTGAGACCGAAGAGAGTGCTGCAGATAAGCAGGGGCAGAAACGAAGAGGATAGAGAGAAGGCTGCTAGAGAGAGCGCGCCAAGCATGGCACCTGCGATGATCTGCGGTCTCCTTCCATGCCTGTCAGAGAACCTGCCCATGACCGGTTTTGTGATCGCAAGAGTCAGAATCTGAGAGGACAGGAATATCCCAGTCTCATAGGTGCTGATGCCATGCTCTTTTGTGTAAAGAGGAAGAAATGTCTCAAATGTCCCGTATGCAAAAAGGATTGCTGCCTCGATCAAAGCGGTAATACGTATGGCGCGGTGAGATATCACTGACCTGAATGCCAGCCAGGTCTCAGTCCAGTTCTGCAGAACGCTGTTTTCTTCATGAGTTGCAGGCACCCTGAGTGAAAGCAGCAGTGTTAATACACCCGCAGTTGCACATGCTATGTAGACGGCCCTGAAGCTATAGTCAGGACGAGCAGCAAAGAAAGCCAATAGAGTCCCTCCTGCGATCGGCGCCGCAAATCTGCCAAGAAGGGTTGATGTCGAAAACCAACCTAGCTTTTCGCCCCGTTCCTTATGGAACAGGTCAGCGATGAGCGCCATAGTGACAGGGATAAATATGGCTGTTGCAAAACCGTGATAGAACCTGACGAGCGCCAACTGCCATATAGTCGTAACGAACAGATAGAGAAAAGGCGCTGTACCAAATACCAGGGATGAGATGACCAGCATCCGCTTCCTGCCCCAGCGGTCAGAGAGCATGCCTGCAGGGATGCTTGCGATGATGCCGGTAAAGGCCGAGACTGCGGCCACCATGCCTACCCCAGAAGGCCCGGCTCCGAGATGCGTTGCAAAGAGCGGAAGGACCGGGCTCTTCGAGATCGTCGAGCTGAAGATTGCGAGGAATCCTGTTAGGCAAAGGATGGTGAAGGGTCTCATTTTCTGAGATAGGTTATTGTATGATGTGTCAGCAGTTTCCCATTTTGGCTGCTGCATTCGGCAACTCCGTAGATCAGGCTTCTTCCGAGCTTTAACACCTTTGCCGCGCAGTTCACATCTTCCCGTATTGCCGGGCTGAGAAAGGTGGTCTTCAATTCAGTGGTTACGGTCATCGCATCTTTTCCGATTAGGGTCATGATCGCCAGCCACATGGTAACGTCAGCAGCGGTCATGAAGATTGAGCCGGCAACAAGACCGCCTGGCCGCTCAAGGCATTCCTGAAACGGAATGATGAGCGTGCATTCTCCGCTCCCAAGCGACTGAAGCCCGAAATTGTACAGCCTGGCAAATGCGGCCTCTGAGAGGATCTGCCTTAACTCCATTTCCGTCACCGCAGGCGAGGTTCCCATTGATTCTTTTCTCATAATGTTTAGGTTTCCTGCTTTTCATGGATTAATCTGTGCATGACGCTTTTCTCCTGACCTTCTTTTTGGTTTCGAAGGTCCTTAGATACACGTGAAGCTGGTTGATCGTCCGCTTCCATACGAGAGGGTCCTTTGTTGCAGCGTAGAGTGCTGCAGCGCCGTTTAATGAAATGAGTATGTAGCTGCTTATCTCTTCGTGATCGAGGCCCCTGACTATCAGACCCTTCTTTTCAGCTTCCCTTAACCATAATGCTATAAGTCGTGCCACACTCTCAAAGCCCTTGAGGATCCTGTTTGTCATCTCCTCGGACTGGCCTGAAAGCTCTACCAGCATATTAAGGAAGAAACAGCCACCCGGAAATACCTCTTTCCCCAGATAATGTCTCATATCGTTTTCTATCAGGTGTCGAATCCTGTCCATCGGATTCATCGACTCCCTGATGTCCCTGAAGATTATCCCCCTCCAGATTCTGGCAGCTTCTTTATAGGCGGCCTCCCAAAGGGCCTCCTTGCTGCGGAAATGGCCGTAAAAGCCCCCCTTGGTGAGGCCGGTTGCCTCAAGAATGTCATTAATTGAGGTATTAAAATACCCCTTGACCGAGAACAGCAGCAATGCCTTTGAGATGATCTCATGGCGTGTATTCAGTCCTTTATTCTTCATGGTTCCTCATTGCTTGACTATAATATACCAACCGGTCTGTATATTACCTTAGTGCAAAACTGCCTGTCAAGACAATCCTAACCTGTCTTTATCGTCTTCCTCATATCTAAAGCTAACTCTAATTCTGCCCTCTTTTCTATCAGACCCTGTATCTCCCGATGATACCTGAGATATCGCTGCAGGGTGATCTCGTTTTTTCCATACTTCTGAATAGTCCTGAGGATCTCCTCAAACCGGTCTTCGGCCTCTTTTTCATTGCTGATCGCGACGATACCGTCTGTGATGATATCCACAAGCCTGTCTGCATAGATCACGATCCTCTCTTCGAGCTTCCGGAGGGTGTAGTCTTTGACCGGAAGGTTCAGTTCCCGCGCTTCGCCTTCGGTCAGGCCGCCTCGGATATGCTTTTCCATGATGTCGGTCAGGGCCTTCGGAAGGCCGAGGTTTTTCCCTATTTCTGCGCCGATCTTTCCGTGGTCCATGTCATGGGTCTTTGCCTTGCCAAGGTCATGGAAGAGAGCACCTCTTGCAACAAGTTCCATGCTCATCTCTGTGCCGGTCCGCTGCGCTATCTCAACCGCCTTGGCGGAAACTTTTTGGGAATGGACTATGTCCGCTTCGGATACACCTGCTTTTCTTAATATCTCAATGTCAGCATCAATGCGTCGGTATGTCATGTTGTAGCCTCCTGTTTATCATTAACCTTTACGGTCAAAACAAATATTGGCGTTGCCGCAATCAGGATTGCTGCCATTACCCAAAACGAAAAGAGATAGCCGTGGCTTGCCAGGAGAATTCCTGCGAGGATAGGGCCTGTGGCATGGCCGATATCAAAGATTGTTCCAAAGGTGCCCATGGCAGTGCCGAAATGTTTTTCCTTGCAAAGATCAGCCACAAACGCAGCGCCTGAAGATTGGACAAGCGCCTCTCCAAGACCAAAAAAAGCAGCAGTTATCATCAGAAGATAAAAGTCTCTGAACACCGGAATTAGCCCAAACGAGATCGCGCATATGATGAGGCCGACGGTTATGAGTGCCTTCCTTCCATATCGGTCAGAGGTTTTCCCCATGATCGGTTTTGAGAGAATCGTCGTTACAACCTGAACGCCCCAGAGTATGCCTGCCTGAAACTCGTTCAGTCCGGCAATTTTGACTGCATAGATCGGCAGAAATGCCTCAAGAGCGCCTACTGTCATATTCTGCAGACCTTCCATCGCTGAGGTGATTGCAATCCGCTTGTCGCTGACAACCTCCATAATACCTGAGAGAAACTTCTTCAGTGCTTCCTGAAGCCCGTGCCCGTGTTCTGGTGCAGCATCTCCGCGTAAAACCCTGAGCGCCAAAATAAGTGAAAACAGGCCTGCAATACCGCTTGCAAGATAGGCATACCGGAAATCGACAAGGGATGGATTAGCAGCTCCGGGGGCCCTGTGAAGGATAAAGCCGCCCAGCGGCGCGCCAAGAAGATTGCCGATAATAGTTACTGATGAGAACCATGAAAGCATCTCCCCTTTGTTTTTGCCTGCTATGTCTGCTACGACCGCCATGGCAACAGGTCCATAGATAGCGGTTGCAAGACCGTGTATGAATCTGATGATGATCAGCAGGTTATAGTCTCTTACCCAGAGGTAGGCGAAGGGCATAAAGGCAAAAAAGAACAGGCCGATCAGCATCGTGCGCTTCCTGCCGATTACATCCGAAAGCGCTCCTGCCGGCAGCTTGAAGAAAATGCCGGTAATAGTCGATATGCCGACTGCAAAACCTATGGCCTCCGGGCCTGCGCCTAAATAGAGCGCGAAGAGGGGGAGCACAGGGCTCCTCGCAAGGGCGTAGGAAAGCCTGGCAAAGAAGCCCACTGAGCAGAGTGCAGCAAATGGTGAGAGTATATTTGTCATTGAATTAATACCTTTCTCAATTTTTCCCTCACCCATGCCCTCTCCCTCCAGGGGAGAGGGTGTATGGCAGGACATCCAGACAGATCGTTAAGCAGCCAATAAATTCCTTCCCTGGCTTAAGCCCCTACTGTTGGTGAGGGGAGGGTGAAATGCTCAGTGTTTCGCCGGTGTCTGCCGGTCATAATAGATGCTCTTGCCGGTTATGCTGACCGGGATGCCCATCACCACTTCACCTTTGATCAGACCGATGGCGCGCGCTGCTGCTCCGACCCGCTGCTGAACCCGGTTGTCCACATTCAATATGCTTGCAGTCTTAGCTGCCGAGGAGAGGGCAACGCCGATGTCTATCATCCTCATCACACAGTGCGGGCCTGTGTAGCCCATCTCCTTGTCCTGAATATTCCTGTTCTTTGCAAACTCAGCGCAGGTTGGGTACCCGCAGGCGCCGCAGTCGTATCCTGCTGTTACCGGTTTTGCCAGACCGATAAGGAGAAGCGCCTCGGAATTTTCGATGTTCGAGGCGTCTCTCAGCCAGAAGGCCTCGTTCGTGCTCTTCGGAGCGTATGCTTTCATGGACTCTGCGATAGCCTTCAGATCCTCATCCTTTGTGATCACAACGATCTCAAGAAAATCCTTGCCCCCAGCCTTGGGCGCAGTCCGCGCCGACGCTGCCATCAGTTTTACTGCCATCTCTGTCACTTCTTTCATGATAATCCTCCTTTTGTTTTGGCTTTACACGAACATTTTCCATACATACCCTGCGATTGCAGACCCGATGATCACCGGGATCATTCCCCATTTAAAGCGGAGCATTCCGATAAAAGCGACCACTGAAGCTGTCAGTGCGTACCAGTCGAATCCCATACCCTCGGGCAGCAGGACATGGTATGTGAACATCACCGAGAGGTTCAGGACAACCCCAACAATCGCAGCAGTAATCGCCGAAAGCGCAGATCCCAATGTGATATTATTGCGCAGTCTTTCGATGTAGGGAGCTCCAAGAAATATCCAGAGGAAACACGGAGTGAAAGTGACCCATGTCGTAAGCAGTCCGCCGATGGCCCCTGCTGTTGCAGGATTTAGCCCTTTTGCATGGGTATACGCTGCGAGATACCCGATAAACTGACCTACCATGATGAGAGGGCCCGGTGTTGTTTCTGCCAGGCCGAGGCCGTCAATCATCTGCTCAGGCTGCAGCCATCCGTAGTGATTTACCGCCTGCTGGCTGATGTACGAGAGCACTGCGTATGCACCGCCGAATGTAACCACCGTAGCTTTGCTGTATAGGATTCCGATGTCGATAAATATATCATTCCAACCTCTCCATAGCCCCAGGAGAATAACAGGAGAGAACCAGAAGACCAGGCTTATGGCAATAACTTTCAGTGAGCGCTGCCACGTCGGGTTGATGCGGCCCTGTGCCAATACCTCGTCACTCAGTGCAACATCGGCATTCCCAGTTCCGCCTGCCTTAATCCTGAAAAACGTATCAGGGATGAATCTGCTGCCGATATATCCGATGAGACCGGCGGATAGCACGATAGCCGGGAAGGGGATATTGAGGAAATATATCCCAATGAATGACAGGGCTGCAAGGGTGACCAAGGTTGCGTTTTTTAGAGACTTTTTGCCGATCCTGATCACAGCTTCGGCAACAATCGCCACCACAGCAGGTTTTAGCCCATAGAAAAACGCATTTACCGCAGGCACTGTGCCCAGCGATACATAAAGCCATGAAAGCCCCCAGAGTATGAACACCGAAGGAAGCACAAAAAATACTCCTGCAACGATTCCGCCCCATGTCCTGTGCAGGAGCCATCCGATATAGATTGCCAACTGCTGGGCCTCAGGCCCCGGAAGGAGCATGCAGAAATTGAGTGCCTGGAGGAAATGGTCCTCGCCGATCCATCTCCTTTTCTCGACCAGGTCCTTATGCATCATCGCTATCTGACCGGTCGGCCCGCCAAAGCTGATAAATCCGAGCTTAAACCAGTAGCGGAAGGCCTCTTTAAATGATGGTTTCTGAACCAAATTATTTCTCCTTTGTATCAGCCTTTGGAAGCATACAGCATCTCAAATACGGTCATACCCTTTTCCAGAGCATCCTGGTCGTTGTCTGCGGTGCGGCGTATACCTTCCAGGATATTTTCGATGCCTTTGGCCTCGATCGCATTGAACTTGTCATCCTTCATGTCAAGATCGTGGATAATCTCAGCCATCTTTTTGAGGGTCTTATCCCTGAGACCAAAGGATTTCATAAGCACCTCAAAGGTGCACATGTCTTCGCTATGAGTGAATTCCCCTCCGCGGATATCAAAGGATATGGAGCGCTTGTCTATCGTCTCCATACCCTTTTCATCGATAAAATCAAAAGCTGCATCCCTGTCAATAAACCTCTTAATGAGCCAAGCTGATGCCATCCTGTCAATGAACGGCTTTTTCCTCGTGATCCAGATCTTGCCGTGATATTCAGCGGGCGTTCGTAATGTCACGGCTGCAGGTCTTGCCCGCTGTGTAGCAAAGCCTGAAACACTCTTGAGCTCAGCATGGATACGCTTTATCTTTTCGCCTAATGCTGCGCCCTCCCTGGACGAGAAGAAATCAATTTTTTGCATGTCATCAAACTCTTTTTGGAGTTTCTCAAACTGATCTGATAGTGCTTTCACATTCTGCGGTTTTGCGCCTTTGCGTATACTGCTCAGCTTTTGGCCAAGATCATCAAAGGACTTTTGCAGGACCTTATACTCGCCTGCCTGCTGCTGATCGAAAATAGCGACAATCTCTGTATCCTTCATGGTATCGATCTTCTCGATGCTGACGACTGCAGCCTCACCC
Proteins encoded in this window:
- a CDS encoding PaaI family thioesterase, producing MRKESMGTSPAVTEMELRQILSEAAFARLYNFGLQSLGSGECTLIIPFQECLERPGGLVAGSIFMTAADVTMWLAIMTLIGKDAMTVTTELKTTFLSPAIREDVNCAAKVLKLGRSLIYGVAECSSQNGKLLTHHTITYLRK
- a CDS encoding MFS transporter; amino-acid sequence: MTNILSPFAALCSVGFFARLSYALARSPVLPLFALYLGAGPEAIGFAVGISTITGIFFKLPAGALSDVIGRKRTMLIGLFFFAFMPFAYLWVRDYNLLIIIRFIHGLATAIYGPVAMAVVADIAGKNKGEMLSWFSSVTIIGNLLGAPLGGFILHRAPGAANPSLVDFRYAYLASGIAGLFSLILALRVLRGDAAPEHGHGLQEALKKFLSGIMEVVSDKRIAITSAMEGLQNMTVGALEAFLPIYAVKIAGLNEFQAGILWGVQVVTTILSKPIMGKTSDRYGRKALITVGLIICAISFGLIPVFRDFYLLMITAAFFGLGEALVQSSGAAFVADLCKEKHFGTAMGTFGTIFDIGHATGPILAGILLASHGYLFSFWVMAAILIAATPIFVLTVKVNDKQEATT
- a CDS encoding HDIG domain-containing protein; translation: MTYRRIDADIEILRKAGVSEADIVHSQKVSAKAVEIAQRTGTEMSMELVARGALFHDLGKAKTHDMDHGKIGAEIGKNLGLPKALTDIMEKHIRGGLTEGEARELNLPVKDYTLRKLEERIVIYADRLVDIITDGIVAISNEKEAEDRFEEILRTIQKYGKNEITLQRYLRYHREIQGLIEKRAELELALDMRKTIKTG
- a CDS encoding cation transporter gives rise to the protein METIVFRPGAQRNTFYRWANALALITIFYNIIEGVISVLFGYEDGTIALFGFGLDSFVEVISGIGIWHMVRRMRLNGTENHDAFEKTALKVTGAAFYILTVGLIVTAAVTLYQGNKPQTTFWGIIVSGVSILTMWLLIHYKLKVGRQYNSQALIADAHCTRACMYLSAVLLVSSIGYELTGIGMLDSLGAAGIAVLSFKEGREAFEKAKGNFKCACQGSCL
- a CDS encoding MFS transporter yields the protein MRPFTILCLTGFLAIFSSTISKSPVLPLFATHLGAGPSGVGMVAAVSAFTGIIASIPAGMLSDRWGRKRMLVISSLVFGTAPFLYLFVTTIWQLALVRFYHGFATAIFIPVTMALIADLFHKERGEKLGWFSTSTLLGRFAAPIAGGTLLAFFAARPDYSFRAVYIACATAGVLTLLLSLRVPATHEENSVLQNWTETWLAFRSVISHRAIRITALIEAAILFAYGTFETFLPLYTKEHGISTYETGIFLSSQILTLAITKPVMGRFSDRHGRRPQIIAGAMLGALSLAAFSLSSSFLPLLICSTLFGLSLSIVTSATSAYIADLSKRETHGSAMGLLGSVMDIGHTTGPLVAGIAAASFGYRISFVSASVVLALASLLFSVTMFHSQPETQP
- a CDS encoding TetR/AcrR family transcriptional regulator, coding for MKNKGLNTRHEIISKALLLFSVKGYFNTSINDILEATGLTKGGFYGHFRSKEALWEAAYKEAARIWRGIIFRDIRESMNPMDRIRHLIENDMRHYLGKEVFPGGCFFLNMLVELSGQSEEMTNRILKGFESVARLIALWLREAEKKGLIVRGLDHEEISSYILISLNGAAALYAATKDPLVWKRTINQLHVYLRTFETKKKVRRKASCTD
- a CDS encoding ABC transporter substrate-binding protein, whose protein sequence is MSMLLRIGHLSTFYHTAMLLMADKNLCSDIDADIEWKLFGTGPAIVNAFENNEIDLAYIGLPPAIIGIGHGVPIICVAGGHIEGTVICAKTHYSAYPDIRELEDILKQFRGMTIGVPGKGSIHDVILKACLGKAGLIGDIAVRNFAWADMVMEAVVKDEVAAAFGTPALAVAVKHYTGGKILYPPSLLWPNNPSYGIVVDRDYLQANTALCVQFLATHEKATSLLRKEPAKAAEIISGYVGFIDFAFVLETLTVSPKYCSQLTDQYIASTMRFVSVLNDLGYMQKRLEADEIFDRTLINKVHPATHHYDDGIHLS
- a CDS encoding chromate resistance protein, encoding MTKNSIERKDPLWLLFFYSVPSRPVSSRMRIWRKLARIGAAQLKGAVYILPFNEERYELLQWLVTEIAGMKGEAAVVSIEKIDTMKDTEIVAIFDQQQAGEYKVLQKSFDDLGQKLSSIRKGAKPQNVKALSDQFEKLQKEFDDMQKIDFFSSREGAALGEKIKRIHAELKSVSGFATQRARPAAVTLRTPAEYHGKIWITRKKPFIDRMASAWLIKRFIDRDAAFDFIDEKGMETIDKRSISFDIRGGEFTHSEDMCTFEVLMKSFGLRDKTLKKMAEIIHDLDMKDDKFNAIEAKGIENILEGIRRTADNDQDALEKGMTVFEMLYASKG
- the chrA gene encoding chromate efflux transporter, translating into MIQRRNNLVQKPSFKEAFRYWFKLGFISFGGPTGQIAMMHKDLVEKRRWIGEDHFLQALNFCMLLPGPEAQQLAIYIGWLLHRTWGGIVAGVFFVLPSVFILWGLSWLYVSLGTVPAVNAFFYGLKPAVVAIVAEAVIRIGKKSLKNATLVTLAALSFIGIYFLNIPFPAIVLSAGLIGYIGSRFIPDTFFRIKAGGTGNADVALSDEVLAQGRINPTWQRSLKVIAISLVFWFSPVILLGLWRGWNDIFIDIGILYSKATVVTFGGAYAVLSYISQQAVNHYGWLQPEQMIDGLGLAETTPGPLIMVGQFIGYLAAYTHAKGLNPATAGAIGGLLTTWVTFTPCFLWIFLGAPYIERLRNNITLGSALSAITAAIVGVVLNLSVMFTYHVLLPEGMGFDWYALTASVVAFIGMLRFKWGMIPVIIGSAIAGYVWKMFV